A region from the Bacillus sp. Marseille-P3661 genome encodes:
- a CDS encoding anthrax toxin lethal factor-related metalloendopeptidase yields MKQLFVFCLLLLCTLPTLSVAKGEITGLSLKKANEMHGINIEFDNKEIERLVGQLILLPNENDYDHKEVRSMVSRISKIHPTLLHDLVVNNVKIKLFTGKLTDEGPFTHLSGISPRGWSPNKTWDQVPGAGGTYIAAAKIGASSYGKGHGSVNLELHEIGHSVERKVFDKLRNDSVFIGIWKDEVFKLFPKREYFQNYPEEYFAEVFAMYYLNEKTNANLKQTAPKTHEYLKKLEEKKRDFVYNVVTRL; encoded by the coding sequence ATGAAACAGCTTTTCGTTTTTTGTTTATTACTTCTTTGCACCTTACCCACACTTTCTGTTGCAAAAGGGGAAATTACAGGTCTCTCGTTAAAGAAAGCCAATGAAATGCATGGTATTAATATTGAGTTTGATAATAAAGAGATTGAAAGGTTAGTAGGTCAACTAATATTACTGCCGAATGAAAATGATTACGATCATAAAGAAGTACGTAGCATGGTTTCTCGTATATCCAAGATACACCCTACACTTCTTCATGATTTAGTTGTGAATAATGTAAAGATCAAACTTTTTACTGGAAAACTAACTGATGAAGGCCCGTTTACACACTTAAGTGGGATATCTCCACGCGGCTGGAGTCCTAATAAAACATGGGATCAAGTACCAGGTGCAGGAGGAACGTATATTGCAGCGGCGAAAATTGGTGCAAGTTCGTATGGAAAGGGACATGGTTCTGTTAATCTGGAGCTCCATGAAATTGGTCATTCAGTTGAACGGAAAGTATTTGATAAACTTAGGAATGATAGCGTTTTCATTGGGATCTGGAAAGATGAAGTATTTAAATTGTTTCCAAAACGGGAGTATTTTCAAAATTACCCTGAAGAATACTTTGCTGAAGTGTTTGCAATGTATTATTTAAATGAAAAAACAAATGCAAACTTAAAACAAACCGCACCCAAAACACATGAATATCTTAAAAAGCTAGAAGAAAAGAAACGGGATTTTGTATATAATGTTGTAACGCGTCTTTAA